In Clostridium sp. JN-1, one genomic interval encodes:
- a CDS encoding efflux RND transporter permease subunit, with product MSITEISVKRPTAIIIIIALLIGLGVMGYTRLGSDLLPSMDIPIMTISTSYNGAGADQIKKDITKPVEDSISGISGVDTISSTAKEGVSTTVVRFKVDTDMNSAFLDVQKAVDNLSAKLPKDADKPVLYKLDTSMIPALIITITGNVPYDELYNQADKVKKTLEKTSGVGNVTIDGAQKKQLMVKLDKPAVEYYGVNVNSILNKLKSDNVNMPLGQIKEDKNTQTVRAMAQFNSIDDVKNLIIPTSGGASSMGAGAPSMGAQDGSIRLSDIAQVSMGYPDANEILRLNGHNAIGVEVQKQSDANVVKTVDNAKEALNTINKQLPPGVKVTVAGDTTTYIRTALKDIQHRLIEGIITTAIVLLLFLKSWRSSLVVLIAIPTALISTFFMMYVCHFTLNMMSLMGLTLCIGILVDDSIVILENIQRHLAKGEDPVTAAIEGRREIGLAAISITLCDVVVFTPVAFMSGMIGKYFKEFGLTITFASLFSLFVSFTVTPMLASRLFKSKNVYSKKDKASRLKNNPIFKVMGGISKLIDKWVQSYKKLLVWSLENRAKVLITTCLLIALSIALIPMGAIKTEAMPQSDESQFYVNVSLTPGSNLKQTDQKVQIVENHLKSMKDVKSFYSIMGNNTNPSSSQSSATIVVKLKPIDERKKSQSDIAADLRKWGNQIPGIKFIVSESQMGGGGSASKPISINVEGDDYENLKEISSKVEELVESVPGITDIENSSNDNSTEIRVKVDKLAAATYGVSLPDISAVLRTGINGSTAGTYTVGSDDYDINVKFMDGQVKTPQDIGSIKILSSSGQLVDLNQIAYIENADSPVEVSREDRQDVITISANIEGKTLGEVNSQIKNKLKSLHIPSGYEIKFGGNQKEMIDSFTSLIKALAVSIVLVYMVLVVLYESFLTPAVRMLALPCAVIGALGILAITGKTLSIPTMIGVIMLDGLASKNGTLLIDYTNTLMKRGLNLKDALLEAGTTRLRPIIMTTATMIVGMLPSAISTGEGSELSGMSCLIIGGMITSTILTPILLPVVYTLLEDFKHWIRRKLTGGNKEVSQYEN from the coding sequence ATGAGTATAACTGAAATATCCGTAAAACGACCTACTGCAATAATAATTATAATAGCTTTACTTATAGGATTAGGAGTTATGGGATATACAAGGTTAGGTTCGGATTTACTGCCGTCAATGGATATACCTATTATGACTATAAGTACAAGCTATAATGGAGCAGGAGCCGACCAAATTAAAAAAGATATTACAAAGCCAGTAGAAGATTCTATTTCAGGAATAAGTGGTGTTGATACAATAAGTTCTACTGCAAAAGAAGGTGTTAGCACAACTGTTGTAAGGTTTAAAGTAGATACAGATATGAATTCAGCCTTCTTGGATGTCCAAAAAGCTGTTGACAACTTAAGTGCAAAATTACCTAAAGATGCTGATAAACCTGTATTGTACAAGTTGGATACTAGTATGATACCTGCATTAATAATTACTATAACAGGAAACGTACCATATGATGAACTCTATAATCAAGCTGATAAAGTTAAAAAAACTTTAGAAAAAACTTCTGGCGTAGGTAATGTCACAATAGATGGAGCACAGAAGAAACAACTCATGGTAAAATTGGACAAACCAGCTGTAGAATACTATGGTGTTAATGTTAATAGCATATTAAATAAACTCAAATCAGATAATGTAAATATGCCATTAGGTCAAATAAAAGAAGATAAAAATACACAAACCGTTAGAGCTATGGCTCAATTTAACAGTATTGATGATGTAAAAAATTTGATTATTCCAACTAGTGGAGGGGCTTCAAGTATGGGTGCTGGAGCCCCAAGTATGGGAGCTCAAGACGGAAGTATAAGACTTTCAGACATAGCCCAAGTAAGCATGGGATATCCTGATGCAAATGAAATATTAAGATTAAATGGTCATAATGCCATAGGAGTTGAGGTTCAAAAACAAAGTGATGCCAATGTTGTTAAAACAGTAGACAATGCTAAGGAGGCATTGAATACGATAAATAAACAACTTCCCCCAGGTGTAAAAGTTACAGTTGCAGGGGATACTACAACGTACATAAGAACTGCACTTAAAGATATACAACATAGGCTTATAGAAGGAATTATAACTACAGCAATAGTGTTATTGCTATTTTTAAAGAGCTGGCGTTCATCATTAGTTGTTTTAATTGCTATACCAACTGCACTTATATCAACTTTCTTTATGATGTACGTATGCCACTTTACATTAAATATGATGTCCCTTATGGGTCTAACACTTTGTATAGGTATTTTGGTAGATGATTCTATAGTTATACTTGAAAATATACAAAGGCATTTGGCAAAAGGAGAAGATCCTGTTACTGCTGCTATTGAAGGACGTAGAGAAATAGGACTTGCTGCTATTTCAATTACACTTTGTGATGTTGTCGTATTTACACCAGTTGCATTTATGTCAGGCATGATAGGGAAGTATTTTAAAGAGTTTGGTTTGACAATAACATTTGCTTCTTTGTTTTCACTTTTTGTATCATTTACAGTTACACCAATGCTTGCATCACGCTTGTTTAAATCAAAAAATGTGTACTCAAAAAAAGATAAGGCTTCAAGATTGAAAAACAATCCTATTTTTAAAGTTATGGGTGGAATTTCTAAGCTTATAGATAAGTGGGTTCAATCATATAAAAAATTGCTTGTTTGGTCTCTTGAAAACAGAGCTAAAGTTTTGATAACAACTTGCTTGCTCATAGCTTTAAGTATTGCACTTATACCAATGGGAGCTATAAAAACTGAAGCTATGCCTCAATCTGATGAAAGTCAATTTTATGTAAATGTTTCACTTACTCCTGGGTCAAATTTGAAGCAAACTGATCAGAAGGTGCAAATAGTTGAAAATCATTTGAAGTCTATGAAAGATGTTAAGAGTTTTTATTCTATAATGGGAAATAATACTAATCCATCTTCTTCTCAATCTTCTGCAACTATAGTAGTAAAATTAAAACCAATAGATGAGCGTAAAAAGAGTCAAAGTGATATAGCAGCAGATCTTCGTAAATGGGGAAATCAAATACCTGGTATAAAGTTTATTGTTTCCGAATCCCAGATGGGAGGCGGTGGAAGTGCAAGCAAGCCTATATCCATTAATGTAGAAGGTGATGATTACGAAAATTTGAAGGAAATAAGTTCTAAGGTTGAGGAATTGGTGGAATCTGTACCTGGAATTACAGATATTGAAAACTCTTCAAATGATAATTCTACTGAAATAAGGGTTAAAGTAGATAAACTTGCGGCTGCGACATATGGAGTTTCTTTGCCGGATATATCTGCAGTTTTGAGAACAGGAATAAACGGCTCAACAGCTGGTACATATACTGTAGGTTCTGATGATTACGATATAAATGTTAAGTTTATGGATGGTCAGGTAAAAACTCCACAGGATATTGGTTCTATAAAAATTTTAAGTTCATCTGGACAACTTGTTGACTTAAATCAAATTGCCTATATTGAAAATGCAGATAGTCCAGTTGAAGTGTCGAGAGAAGATAGACAAGATGTAATTACTATTTCAGCTAATATAGAAGGTAAAACTCTTGGAGAAGTTAATAGTCAAATTAAGAATAAACTTAAATCTTTACACATTCCTTCAGGATATGAAATAAAATTTGGAGGAAATCAAAAGGAAATGATAGATTCATTTACTTCACTTATAAAGGCGTTAGCTGTATCAATAGTACTTGTTTATATGGTATTGGTTGTTTTATATGAGTCATTCTTAACCCCTGCAGTAAGAATGCTTGCACTCCCATGTGCTGTAATTGGAGCACTTGGCATACTTGCAATAACAGGTAAAACGCTGAGTATTCCAACAATGATAGGTGTAATTATGCTCGATGGATTGGCTTCTAAGAATGGTACGCTGCTCATTGATTATACCAATACGCTTATGAAACGTGGATTAAATTTAAAAGATGCACTATTGGAAGCTGGTACAACAAGGCTAAGACCAATTATAATGACTACTGCAACAATGATAGTTGGTATGCTCCCATCGGCTATTTCTACTGGTGAGGGAAGCGAACTTAGTGGAATGTCTTGTTTAATTATAGGAGGAATGATAACTTCTACAATATTAACGCCTATACTTTTACCAGTTGTTTATACACTATTAGAAGATTTTAAACACTGGATTAGAAGAAAGCTAACAGGAGGTAATAAGGAGGTGTCACAATATGAAAATTGA